A single region of the Acidobacteriota bacterium genome encodes:
- a CDS encoding FAD-dependent monooxygenase, with amino-acid sequence MLIIGGGPIGLMGSLLLSRLGVKSLVVDLRGRTSTHPRSRLLDAPSVELMREVGVEQQVIDTGLGPDWTEYNRWFDSLAGKEICRVPTPSFHSVRTDRSSSMPVMTAQDYVEAILFDQAASDPNVDLRFDTTANGLTQNDTCVSCTIRDNRTGRATPVSAGFAIGADGLRSSTRTAIGTTLEADFMDVFFQDVIFEADFSGHTSDRQGGLLFIAHPMGAAVFQPLDGVRRWRCQIGGFDRTQQMTAEFAENWIRSALGADDPVPIEVRTMTEWQFQPGRAGRLGSGRIFLAGDAAHVFIPTGGLGNNTGFVGIRNLAWKIAFVLRGASPASLLETYDTEHQPVAEQRVAAGRRNAQLSGGIFRAFHEGGDTQAAARNCRQYGEYEGLIYGYELTSRLCARDEEPAPAVENPVCDYVPVVRSGRRAPNLWLDGSWNRSLLDWNGLGYTTVLGAHVDPEPWRAAAGALAESGFPIRTARLPEVEAESPYDNGEIVLMRPDGIVADHWDAASVDSGDEPARLTRILPIKGRGAGSPPPPSS; translated from the coding sequence GTGCTGATCATCGGCGGCGGTCCGATCGGCCTGATGGGATCGCTGCTCCTGTCCCGGCTGGGCGTCAAGTCGCTGGTCGTCGACCTGCGGGGACGTACGAGCACCCACCCTCGATCCCGGCTGCTGGACGCACCCTCGGTCGAGTTGATGCGCGAGGTCGGCGTGGAGCAGCAGGTGATCGACACCGGCCTCGGCCCCGACTGGACCGAGTACAACCGCTGGTTCGACTCTCTGGCGGGCAAGGAGATCTGCCGGGTCCCCACGCCGTCCTTCCACTCGGTGCGGACCGACCGCAGTTCGTCCATGCCGGTGATGACGGCGCAGGACTACGTCGAGGCGATCCTCTTCGACCAGGCGGCGTCGGACCCGAACGTCGACCTCCGCTTCGACACCACCGCGAACGGACTGACTCAGAACGACACCTGCGTCTCCTGCACGATCCGCGACAACCGCACCGGCCGCGCGACCCCCGTCTCCGCCGGGTTCGCGATCGGCGCCGACGGTCTCCGGAGTTCGACGCGCACCGCCATCGGCACGACGCTGGAGGCGGACTTCATGGACGTCTTCTTCCAGGACGTCATCTTCGAAGCGGACTTCTCTGGACACACCAGCGACCGGCAGGGCGGCCTGCTCTTCATCGCCCACCCGATGGGGGCCGCCGTCTTCCAGCCACTCGACGGCGTGCGGCGCTGGCGCTGCCAGATCGGCGGCTTCGACCGCACGCAGCAGATGACCGCTGAGTTCGCCGAGAACTGGATCCGGTCGGCGCTCGGCGCCGACGACCCGGTCCCGATCGAAGTGCGAACGATGACGGAGTGGCAGTTCCAGCCGGGCCGCGCCGGCCGTCTCGGCAGCGGCCGCATCTTCCTGGCCGGCGACGCCGCGCACGTGTTCATCCCGACCGGGGGCCTCGGCAACAACACGGGGTTCGTCGGCATCCGCAACCTCGCCTGGAAGATCGCCTTCGTGCTTCGCGGCGCCTCGCCCGCTTCCCTGCTAGAGACGTACGACACCGAGCACCAGCCGGTCGCCGAGCAGCGCGTCGCGGCCGGACGGCGCAACGCGCAACTGTCCGGAGGGATCTTCCGGGCGTTCCACGAGGGCGGCGATACGCAAGCGGCCGCCCGGAACTGCCGTCAGTACGGGGAGTACGAGGGGTTGATCTACGGCTACGAGTTGACATCGAGGCTCTGCGCACGCGACGAGGAGCCCGCGCCCGCGGTGGAGAATCCCGTCTGCGACTACGTGCCGGTCGTTCGGTCCGGCCGCCGGGCGCCGAACCTGTGGCTGGACGGGAGTTGGAACCGTTCCCTCCTCGACTGGAACGGCTTGGGCTACACCACCGTTCTGGGCGCGCACGTGGATCCCGAGCCGTGGCGGGCCGCGGCCGGCGCGCTCGCCGAGAGCGGGTTCCCCATCCGGACCGCACGGCTGCCGGAAGTCGAGGCCGAATCGCCGTACGACAACGGGGAGATCGTCCTCATGCGCCCCGACGGCATCGTCGCCGACCATTGGGACGCCGCCAGCGTGGACTCCGGCGACGAGCCGGCGCGCCTGACGCGCATCCTGCCCATCAAGGGTCGCGGCGCAGGCTCTCCGCCACCTCCCTCTTCATGA
- a CDS encoding oxidoreductase, whose protein sequence is MAQGFTDRDVPDQSGRTFLVTGANTGIGFETARVLARRGGRVLLGCRSEERAAGAIARIHAESPEADLEFLALDQADLASVRAAAERAAAEPRLDVLVNNAGIMGVPRTLTVDGFEAQFGVNHLGTFALTGRLLPKLERTEGSRIVITASLAHRGGRIHWEDIDGAKLYSRQTRYRQSKLANLMYMYELHRRLKARGSRTIAVACHPGLAQTEIGRDFPLIQAAAPLIRIFFNTQAMGAWPTLMAATAPGLTGGDYYGPRNWEVSGPAGGAWSSPASRDPELGRRLWELSVEMTGVDPGI, encoded by the coding sequence ATGGCACAGGGATTCACGGACCGCGACGTCCCCGACCAGTCGGGGCGGACGTTTCTCGTCACCGGGGCGAACACCGGCATCGGCTTCGAGACCGCGAGGGTGCTGGCGAGGCGCGGTGGGCGCGTACTGCTGGGGTGCCGCTCCGAGGAGCGAGCCGCCGGTGCGATCGCCAGGATCCACGCCGAATCCCCGGAGGCCGACCTCGAGTTCCTGGCCCTCGACCAGGCTGATCTGGCCAGCGTGCGAGCGGCCGCCGAGAGGGCCGCCGCCGAGCCCCGGCTCGACGTACTCGTCAACAACGCCGGCATCATGGGGGTGCCGCGCACCCTGACCGTCGACGGCTTCGAGGCGCAGTTCGGGGTCAATCACCTCGGCACGTTCGCGCTCACCGGGCGGCTCCTGCCGAAGCTGGAACGAACCGAAGGCAGCCGGATCGTGATTACCGCCAGCCTCGCCCATCGCGGCGGCCGGATCCACTGGGAGGACATCGACGGCGCGAAGCTCTATTCGCGCCAGACGCGCTACCGGCAGAGCAAGCTGGCCAATCTGATGTACATGTACGAGCTTCACCGGCGGCTCAAGGCCCGCGGTTCCCGGACGATCGCCGTCGCCTGTCATCCCGGCCTGGCGCAGACCGAGATCGGCCGCGACTTTCCCCTCATCCAGGCGGCTGCGCCCCTGATTCGCATCTTCTTCAATACCCAGGCAATGGGCGCCTGGCCGACTCTCATGGCGGCGACCGCACCCGGACTCACCGGAGGCGACTACTACGGGCCACGGAACTGGGAAGTAAGCGGTCCGGCCGGCGGGGCCTGGTCGTCGCCGGCCAGCCGCGATCCGGAGCTGGGCAGGCGGCTATGGGAACTTTCGGTGGAGATGACCGGAGTGGATCCTGGAATCTGA
- a CDS encoding PQQ-binding-like beta-propeller repeat protein: MNGRVVSVLLSAALLVACPALTGATAGAQESSGSEFVPVTDAMLQNPAPEDWLSFRRTLDAWGYSPLDQITRENVGRIRMEWTRSMADGSAETTPLAYDGVLYVANREDVIQALSAETGELIWEYRRDLPEDVWGYTGPLARKTRNIAIWGEYILGTSADHYAYALDAVTGALAWETRILDYKFNPAHHSAGPIVADGKLISGRSCRPLGGPDACVILAHDAQTGRELWRRRTLPAPGEPGNETWGAVPYEDRRHVGTWMPPSYDPELELVYIGTGVTAPAPRFMLGGTNLTHLYHNSTLALDVSTGEIRWHYQHLNDSWDLDHVFERILVDTAVAPDPEAVEWINPRLKAGEVRRVVTGIPGKTGLVYTLDRATGEFLWATPTVRQNVITGIDGATGEVSLNEEVIFRELEQVMFICPSWAGGKDWEAGAYSPVTRTMYFPLRQACAEMLVTTDFKSEEVKALDQIVAHYALAANHVVAPGTDQLGTVRAISAETGETLWVYETRAATFSLLATGGGLLFGGDQGGRFRALDQETGEALWEINLGAPVMGFPVTYAVSGRQYVAVNTGPGRLTNARMTPELRPGRGSNLFVFALP; the protein is encoded by the coding sequence ATGAACGGACGTGTGGTCAGCGTTCTCCTGTCGGCGGCGCTCTTGGTCGCGTGTCCGGCCTTGACCGGCGCGACCGCTGGCGCGCAGGAGTCTTCGGGCAGCGAGTTCGTCCCGGTCACCGACGCCATGCTGCAGAACCCGGCGCCGGAAGACTGGCTCAGCTTCCGCCGCACCCTCGACGCCTGGGGCTACAGCCCGCTCGACCAGATCACGCGGGAGAACGTCGGGCGGATCCGGATGGAGTGGACGAGGTCGATGGCCGATGGAAGCGCCGAGACCACGCCGCTGGCGTACGACGGCGTGCTGTACGTCGCCAACAGGGAGGACGTCATCCAGGCTCTCTCGGCCGAAACCGGCGAGCTGATCTGGGAGTACCGGCGGGACCTGCCGGAGGACGTCTGGGGTTACACCGGACCGCTAGCCCGCAAGACGCGCAACATCGCCATCTGGGGCGAGTACATCCTGGGCACCAGCGCCGACCACTACGCCTACGCGCTCGATGCCGTGACGGGCGCACTCGCCTGGGAGACGCGGATCCTCGACTACAAGTTCAACCCGGCCCATCACAGCGCCGGGCCGATCGTCGCCGACGGCAAGCTGATCTCCGGGCGGAGCTGCAGGCCCCTCGGCGGCCCGGACGCGTGCGTCATCCTCGCCCATGACGCGCAAACAGGCCGGGAACTCTGGCGGCGCCGCACCCTGCCGGCGCCGGGCGAACCGGGAAACGAGACCTGGGGCGCGGTGCCCTACGAGGACCGCCGCCACGTCGGGACCTGGATGCCGCCGAGCTACGACCCGGAACTGGAACTCGTCTACATCGGCACGGGCGTCACGGCGCCGGCGCCCAGGTTCATGCTCGGCGGTACGAATCTCACGCACCTGTACCACAACTCGACCCTGGCGCTCGACGTCTCGACCGGCGAGATCCGCTGGCACTACCAGCACCTGAACGACTCCTGGGACCTCGACCACGTCTTCGAGCGCATCCTGGTCGATACGGCGGTCGCGCCGGACCCGGAAGCGGTCGAGTGGATCAACCCGCGGCTGAAGGCGGGAGAGGTGCGCAGGGTCGTCACCGGTATCCCCGGCAAGACCGGTCTGGTCTACACCCTCGACCGCGCCACGGGCGAGTTTCTCTGGGCGACGCCGACCGTGCGGCAGAACGTGATCACCGGCATCGACGGCGCCACCGGCGAGGTGAGCCTCAACGAAGAGGTGATCTTCCGCGAACTCGAGCAGGTGATGTTCATCTGCCCCTCGTGGGCGGGCGGCAAGGACTGGGAAGCAGGCGCCTACAGCCCCGTCACGCGCACCATGTACTTCCCGCTGCGGCAGGCGTGCGCGGAGATGCTCGTGACGACCGACTTCAAGAGCGAGGAGGTCAAGGCCCTGGACCAGATCGTCGCGCACTACGCCCTGGCCGCCAACCACGTCGTGGCGCCCGGCACCGACCAGCTGGGCACGGTGCGGGCGATCTCGGCGGAGACCGGCGAGACCCTGTGGGTCTACGAGACGCGGGCCGCGACCTTCTCGCTGCTGGCGACCGGCGGCGGCCTGCTGTTCGGCGGCGACCAGGGCGGACGCTTCCGGGCCCTGGACCAGGAGACTGGCGAGGCGCTGTGGGAGATCAACCTCGGTGCCCCGGTCATGGGCTTCCCGGTCACGTACGCCGTCTCGGGCCGCCAGTACGTGGCCGTCAACACCGGTCCGGGCCGGCTGACCAACGCGCGCATGACACCCGAACTCCGCCCCGGCCGTGGCAGCAATCTGTTCGTGTTCGCGTTGCCGTAG
- a CDS encoding alpha/beta hydrolase-fold protein → MHRVPGATALPLLAVFLLATASHAQESSLTNHPLASELVPGEPRFDLLLPPAYDPERSEPYPLLLWLHGGSSGEGNLERRLRPHLERAWDEGTIEHIVVVTPITGGSYYIDWKGGGKSWETFILQELLPHVRSHYNVAQDRAGTVLGGGSAGGQGTLRIGLRNPEMFAAAAALEPGFPPVASFADLDLTPYGPGAMRFLNERFGDPFDVEYWRARHPPTIVIDNADRLRASGLKLLVEAGDEDANLTYLSAELVHRLLFDAAIPHEYHLIQGAAHTGRSVPRRITNVLAFFQRALRPQGPDPQAERHLANAKQSGRYAPRVPNQLDFETVDFRSPPP, encoded by the coding sequence ATGCACCGAGTTCCGGGAGCCACAGCTCTTCCCCTGCTCGCCGTCTTCCTGCTTGCCACGGCGAGCCACGCCCAGGAATCCAGCCTGACGAACCACCCGCTCGCCAGCGAGCTGGTGCCAGGCGAGCCGCGGTTCGACCTCCTGCTACCGCCGGCCTATGACCCGGAGCGCTCCGAGCCCTACCCGCTCCTGCTCTGGCTTCACGGCGGCTCCAGCGGCGAGGGCAACCTGGAACGTCGTCTTCGCCCCCATCTCGAACGTGCCTGGGACGAGGGAACGATCGAGCACATCGTGGTCGTCACTCCGATCACGGGCGGCTCCTACTACATCGACTGGAAGGGCGGAGGGAAGAGCTGGGAGACCTTCATCCTCCAGGAGCTGCTGCCCCATGTCCGAAGCCACTACAACGTGGCGCAGGACCGGGCCGGCACCGTGCTCGGCGGCGGCTCCGCGGGAGGTCAGGGCACGCTCCGGATCGGCCTCCGGAACCCCGAGATGTTCGCGGCCGCGGCGGCCCTCGAACCGGGATTCCCACCCGTGGCCTCCTTCGCCGACCTCGACCTCACGCCCTACGGTCCCGGCGCGATGCGGTTCCTGAACGAGCGTTTCGGCGATCCCTTCGACGTCGAGTATTGGCGAGCCCGTCACCCGCCGACGATCGTCATCGACAACGCCGACCGGCTCCGCGCCTCCGGACTGAAGCTCCTGGTCGAGGCCGGCGACGAGGACGCGAACCTGACGTACCTCAGCGCCGAACTCGTCCACCGGCTGCTCTTCGACGCAGCGATTCCGCACGAGTACCACCTGATCCAGGGGGCCGCCCACACCGGGCGCTCGGTCCCACGGCGGATCACGAACGTGCTCGCGTTCTTCCAGCGCGCGCTGCGTCCCCAGGGGCCCGACCCGCAGGCCGAACGGCACTTGGCCAACGCCAAGCAGAGCGGCCGCTACGCGCCGCGGGTTCCCAACCAGCTCGACTTCGAGACCGTCGACTTCCGCAGCCCGCCGCCGTGA
- a CDS encoding AMP-binding protein, with the protein MNAAQLAIDSLARFGVYDAVRFEGSTRTNEEQELLARKLAAVLRARGVGPGDRVVVMMPNCPEIFCAFQAVWKIGAVILPVMPQLGPREVGYLLEDSGAKVALVAPVLAPVVDAARGAASNCEALLSLGPTEVAGATDITHEIAAAEPVDYLVDRAGDDLALLLYTSGTTGRPKGVMLTHDNILWSSQQIGGMAEMPEGMPILHVMPMAHSFGVLMMCVGFVKGFRATVMVRWDTRQVFENIERDRIERMGMVPTMLTYLLDFPERERFDIGSLNWVWSGGAALANEVRVDFEREFDCTVRDGYGLTESTAVATAYSDSDDYRAGSCGRAVDGVEVAVMDDDHNRMPAGTPGEVCICGRNVMKGYWGKPEATAEAVCDGWLHSGDIGVLDADGFLRITDRKKDLIIKGGENISPREIEEALYEHPAISEVAVVPVPHKTWGDDIWAAVVFKPGADASEEELRAHTAGFVTRFKIPSRFVVQAELPKNAVGKIMKREVAESLRRDP; encoded by the coding sequence ATGAACGCAGCACAACTCGCCATCGACAGTCTCGCGCGTTTCGGCGTCTATGACGCCGTGCGCTTCGAGGGCAGCACCAGGACGAACGAGGAGCAGGAACTCCTGGCCCGCAAACTGGCCGCCGTGCTCCGGGCGCGCGGCGTCGGCCCCGGCGACCGCGTCGTCGTCATGATGCCGAACTGCCCTGAGATCTTCTGCGCCTTCCAGGCGGTGTGGAAGATCGGCGCCGTGATCCTCCCCGTGATGCCGCAGCTCGGTCCGCGCGAAGTCGGCTACCTGCTCGAGGACTCGGGGGCAAAGGTCGCCTTGGTGGCGCCGGTACTCGCGCCTGTCGTCGACGCGGCCCGGGGCGCAGCCTCGAACTGCGAGGCGCTCCTCAGCCTCGGTCCAACCGAAGTCGCCGGCGCAACCGACATTACGCACGAGATCGCGGCGGCGGAGCCCGTCGACTACCTGGTCGACCGGGCCGGCGACGATCTGGCCTTGCTGCTCTATACGTCGGGCACCACCGGCCGGCCGAAGGGAGTGATGCTCACCCACGACAACATCTTGTGGTCGTCTCAGCAGATCGGCGGCATGGCCGAGATGCCGGAGGGGATGCCGATCCTGCACGTGATGCCGATGGCCCACTCCTTCGGCGTCCTGATGATGTGCGTCGGCTTCGTCAAGGGCTTCAGGGCGACGGTCATGGTGCGCTGGGACACCCGGCAGGTGTTCGAGAACATCGAGCGGGACCGGATCGAGCGCATGGGCATGGTGCCGACGATGCTCACCTACCTGCTCGATTTCCCGGAGCGGGAACGCTTCGACATCGGTTCTCTGAACTGGGTGTGGTCGGGCGGCGCCGCGCTCGCCAACGAGGTCCGCGTCGACTTCGAGCGGGAGTTCGACTGCACCGTTCGCGACGGCTACGGCCTGACCGAGTCGACCGCGGTCGCCACCGCCTACTCGGACAGCGACGACTACCGCGCGGGTTCCTGCGGCCGTGCCGTCGACGGCGTGGAGGTCGCGGTGATGGACGACGACCACAACCGGATGCCGGCCGGGACGCCGGGCGAGGTCTGCATCTGCGGTCGCAACGTGATGAAGGGCTACTGGGGCAAGCCGGAGGCCACCGCCGAAGCCGTCTGCGACGGCTGGCTGCACTCCGGCGACATTGGCGTGTTGGACGCGGATGGCTTCCTGCGGATCACAGATCGCAAGAAGGACCTGATCATCAAGGGCGGCGAGAACATCTCACCGCGCGAGATCGAGGAGGCGCTCTACGAGCACCCGGCGATCTCCGAAGTCGCCGTCGTCCCCGTGCCGCACAAGACCTGGGGCGACGACATCTGGGCCGCCGTGGTCTTCAAGCCCGGCGCCGACGCCAGCGAGGAGGAACTCCGCGCCCACACCGCGGGCTTCGTGACCCGGTTCAAGATCCCGAGCCGCTTCGTGGTTCAGGCAGAACTGCCGAAGAACGCAGTGGGGAAGATCATGAAGAGGGAGGTGGCGGAGAGCCTGCGCCGCGACCCTTGA
- a CDS encoding VOC family protein: MSEIRMRQICLVAHDLDRIQQQCESVFGVEVCYRDPGVGKYGLHNFLIPFGDQFLETVSPQPGEHDTPGGRYLKRRGGDGGYMVIMQVPQGSYAGYQQRVADLGIRLVSEPGRSERGMGMQLHPKDVPGAIPELRWNVDEERPDGSWWPAGEDWQRAKHTEIVDGIRAAEIQTADPAALAARWGEVLDEPVGGGDVPTIALRDAEIRFVPLRDGRPEGLGGLDIRVTDRARALANAEAAGCRTGEDLVTICGMRLRLV; this comes from the coding sequence ATGTCCGAAATCCGCATGCGCCAGATCTGTCTGGTCGCCCATGACCTCGATCGCATCCAGCAGCAGTGCGAGTCGGTCTTCGGCGTCGAGGTCTGCTACCGCGACCCGGGCGTGGGGAAGTACGGTCTGCACAACTTCCTGATCCCCTTCGGCGACCAGTTCCTGGAGACGGTGTCGCCGCAACCGGGCGAGCACGACACGCCCGGCGGCCGGTACCTCAAGCGTCGCGGCGGCGACGGCGGCTACATGGTGATCATGCAGGTTCCTCAGGGTAGCTACGCCGGTTACCAGCAGCGGGTCGCGGACCTCGGCATCCGTCTGGTCTCGGAACCGGGCCGGAGCGAGCGCGGCATGGGCATGCAGCTCCATCCCAAGGACGTTCCCGGCGCCATCCCGGAACTGCGCTGGAACGTCGACGAGGAGCGCCCGGACGGCTCCTGGTGGCCCGCCGGAGAGGACTGGCAGCGGGCGAAGCACACGGAGATCGTCGACGGCATTCGCGCCGCCGAGATCCAGACCGCCGATCCCGCGGCACTGGCCGCCCGCTGGGGCGAGGTTCTCGACGAGCCGGTCGGCGGCGGCGACGTTCCGACGATCGCGTTGCGGGATGCCGAGATCCGCTTCGTCCCCCTGCGCGACGGCCGTCCCGAAGGGCTCGGCGGACTGGACATCCGTGTGACGGACCGGGCAAGGGCGCTGGCCAACGCCGAGGCCGCGGGTTGCCGCACCGGCGAAGACCTCGTGACGATCTGCGGCATGCGCCTCCGGCTCGTCTGA
- a CDS encoding TonB-dependent receptor — MKLRRLFLSGFVPFVLAAGSAWAQEDEPAQDPAVAEGLFVEEITVTATKREESLQDVPIAVTAITPLQIERAGMMDIRDLPTLASSFNMNSSQTESQGTTLRIRGVGTTGNNIGLESSVGVFLDGIYLSRPGIALGDQLDVESIEVLRGPQGTLFGRNVSAGALNLRTRQPSLTDHSGFLNLTAGNFNAFNLQAGVGGPLSDRVGYRLSAAVRNQDGFVESVSGAESYTRDRALVRGQLLWSLGDRGLLRIIGDYSDADEECCDAVVLLETPATALGSFTAAGLPADGGVSVVGPSAFDARRSNAGPFVNPFDQKGLSAELNYNLTGNVSLTYLGSWRDFFASSIQDDFVGIGVYGVSPEAANGFGTFDDIESWTQEFRLSGDTERVSWLVGGFASGEDILEHIGLGLMGDFSSFVDAVLWNYALAPALAPAQLLGGVPLATGGTFGDVLAADNQALAFSGGVPVGGAFANNIYRQEGDSWSIFTHNTFRLTDRFSLVAGLRYVDETKDGSFRQPAASNPGCLATLLNARALAEGAAGTPLAPVATTIGNLNAAFNCFPFATPADTGVPILPATFADTFQDDELVYTSQAVYEFSDTVKGYASYTHGFKSGGFNLDSTAAVGGADPRFDSEKIDALELGVKSEFANRRVRLNATLFDYDIEDFQVLEFTGVQFRTFNVPKAQSRGAEFELSAVAGQHVTLNFGYTFADSEYPDDCAGDLAAASVQSLCGARLTNAPENVVSFGANWDDTVGDRFLVFASVNGRWEDDRRTSTQPNLALDIQEANMKANVRVGLGGYSGRWAVELWSNNVTDEQTKNVTFNTPLRVGSRSTFLEPPRTAGATLRLTF, encoded by the coding sequence TTGAAGCTGAGAAGACTGTTTCTGTCCGGGTTCGTTCCGTTCGTTCTGGCCGCAGGCTCGGCGTGGGCGCAGGAGGACGAACCCGCTCAGGATCCGGCGGTGGCCGAGGGCCTGTTCGTCGAGGAGATCACGGTTACAGCGACGAAGCGCGAGGAGTCGCTGCAGGACGTACCGATCGCGGTGACGGCGATCACGCCCCTCCAGATCGAGCGCGCCGGCATGATGGACATACGCGACCTGCCGACGCTGGCGTCGAGCTTCAACATGAACTCGTCGCAGACGGAGTCGCAGGGAACGACCCTGCGCATCCGGGGCGTCGGCACGACCGGCAACAACATCGGACTCGAGAGTTCGGTCGGCGTGTTCCTCGACGGGATCTACCTGAGTCGGCCGGGGATCGCGCTCGGCGATCAGCTCGATGTCGAGTCGATCGAGGTGCTTCGCGGCCCGCAGGGCACCCTCTTTGGCCGCAACGTTTCGGCGGGCGCCCTGAACTTGCGCACGCGGCAGCCGAGCCTGACGGATCACTCAGGTTTCCTCAATCTGACGGCGGGCAACTTCAACGCCTTCAATCTCCAGGCGGGGGTGGGCGGCCCCCTTTCTGATCGGGTCGGCTACCGGCTCTCGGCTGCTGTCCGAAACCAGGACGGTTTCGTCGAGAGCGTTTCGGGAGCCGAGAGCTACACGCGCGACCGGGCGTTGGTTCGCGGGCAGTTGCTCTGGAGCCTCGGCGACCGCGGGTTGCTGCGGATCATCGGCGACTACTCGGACGCGGACGAGGAGTGCTGCGACGCCGTCGTCCTGCTCGAAACGCCGGCCACGGCACTCGGTTCGTTCACGGCGGCCGGACTTCCGGCAGACGGCGGCGTCTCCGTCGTCGGTCCGTCGGCCTTCGACGCCCGGCGCTCGAACGCGGGACCGTTCGTCAACCCCTTCGATCAGAAGGGCCTGTCGGCCGAGCTCAACTACAACCTGACCGGCAACGTCTCCTTGACCTACCTGGGTTCGTGGCGCGACTTCTTCGCCTCGTCGATCCAGGACGACTTCGTCGGCATTGGCGTGTACGGTGTCTCTCCGGAGGCCGCCAACGGCTTCGGCACGTTCGACGACATCGAGTCCTGGACCCAGGAGTTCCGGCTCAGCGGCGACACCGAGCGGGTCAGTTGGCTGGTCGGTGGCTTCGCCTCGGGCGAGGACATTCTCGAGCACATCGGCCTCGGCCTCATGGGGGACTTCTCGTCCTTCGTCGATGCCGTTCTGTGGAACTACGCCCTCGCTCCGGCGCTCGCCCCGGCGCAACTGCTCGGCGGAGTGCCCCTGGCCACCGGGGGGACGTTCGGAGACGTTCTGGCGGCCGACAACCAGGCGCTCGCCTTCTCCGGCGGTGTTCCGGTCGGCGGGGCCTTCGCGAACAACATCTACCGTCAGGAAGGCGACTCGTGGTCGATCTTCACGCACAACACCTTCCGCCTGACGGATCGCTTCTCGCTGGTCGCCGGGCTGCGGTACGTCGACGAGACGAAGGACGGCAGCTTCAGGCAGCCGGCCGCGAGCAACCCCGGCTGCCTCGCGACCCTGCTGAACGCGCGGGCCCTGGCTGAAGGCGCCGCGGGAACGCCGCTCGCGCCGGTGGCGACGACGATCGGCAACCTGAACGCGGCCTTCAACTGCTTCCCCTTTGCCACGCCGGCGGATACCGGCGTGCCGATCCTCCCCGCGACGTTCGCGGACACGTTCCAGGACGACGAGCTGGTCTACACCTCGCAGGCCGTCTACGAGTTCAGCGACACCGTCAAGGGCTACGCGAGCTACACCCACGGCTTCAAGTCCGGCGGCTTCAATCTGGACTCGACCGCAGCCGTCGGCGGCGCCGACCCCCGGTTCGACTCGGAGAAGATCGACGCCCTCGAACTGGGAGTGAAGTCGGAGTTCGCGAACCGTCGGGTGCGCCTGAACGCCACGCTGTTCGACTACGACATCGAGGACTTCCAGGTACTCGAGTTCACGGGCGTCCAGTTCAGAACCTTCAACGTGCCGAAGGCGCAGAGCCGGGGCGCCGAGTTCGAGCTGTCGGCGGTCGCGGGGCAGCACGTTACGCTGAACTTCGGCTACACGTTCGCGGACTCGGAGTACCCGGACGACTGCGCAGGCGATCTCGCCGCAGCCTCGGTCCAGTCGCTGTGCGGCGCCAGGCTGACCAACGCGCCGGAGAACGTCGTGTCCTTCGGCGCGAACTGGGATGACACGGTGGGCGACCGGTTCCTGGTCTTCGCGTCCGTGAACGGGCGTTGGGAGGACGACCGGCGGACCAGCACTCAGCCCAACCTCGCTCTCGACATCCAGGAGGCGAACATGAAGGCGAACGTGCGAGTTGGACTCGGCGGCTACTCCGGCCGATGGGCGGTGGAGCTGTGGAGCAACAACGTGACGGATGAGCAGACGAAGAACGTGACGTTCAACACGCCGCTGCGCGTCGGCAGCCGCAGCACGTTCCTCGAGCCGCCGCGAACCGCCGGCGCGACCCTGCGTCTCACCTTCTGA